In Chlorocebus sabaeus isolate Y175 chromosome 5, mChlSab1.0.hap1, whole genome shotgun sequence, one genomic interval encodes:
- the TUBB3 gene encoding tubulin beta-3 chain isoform X2, with amino-acid sequence MPVQGSQRRLLGSLNSTPTATPHLGLAANQTGARCLEVSIPDGLFLSLGLVSLVENVLVVTAIAKNRNLHSPMYCFICCLALSDLLVSGSNMLETAVILLLEAGALAARAAVVQQLDNVIDVITCSSMLSSLCFLGAIAVDRYISIFYALRYHSIVTLPRARRAVAAIWVASVLFSMLFIAYYDHAAVLLCLVVFFLAMLVLMAVLYVHMLARACQHAQGIARLHKRQRPAHQGFGLKGAATLTILLGIFFLCWGPFFLHLTLIVLCPQHPTCSCIFKNFNLFLALIICNAIIDPLIYAFRSQELRRTLKEVLLCSCLRTCALVSWDVEALGGRMCQELLPQQPQEKRLCDQKASATVMQRLLQKEFWEVISDEHGIDPSGNYVGDSDLQLERISVYYNEASSHKYVPRAILVDLEPGTMDSVRSGAFGHLFRPDNFIFGQSGAGNNWAKGHYTEGAELVDSVLDVVRKECENCDCLQGFQLTHSLGGGTGSGMGTLLISKVREEYPDRIMNTFSVVPSPKVSDTVVEPYNATLSIHQLVENTDETYCIDNEALYDICFRTLKLATPTYGDLNHLVSATMSGVTTSLRFPGQLNADLRKLAVNMVPFPRLHFFMPGFAPLTARGSQQYRALTVPELTQQMFDAKNMMAACDPRHGRYLTVATVFRGRMSMKEVDEQMLAIQSKNSSYFVEWIPNNVKVAVCDIPPRGLKMSSTFIGNSTAIQELFKRISEQFTAMFRRKAFLHWYTGEGMDEMEFTEAESNMNDLVSEYQQYQDATAEEEGEMYEDDEEESEAQGPK; translated from the exons ATGCCTGTGCAGGGATCCCAGAGAAGACTCCTGGGCTCCCTCAACTCCACCCCTACAGCCACCCCCCACCTGGGGCTGGCTGCCAACCAGACAGGAGCCCGGTGCCTGGAGGTGTCCATCCCTGACGGGCTCTTCCTCAGCTTGGGGCTGGTGAGCTTGGTGGAGAACGTGCTGGTGGTGACCGCCATTGCCAAGAACCGGAACCTCCACTCACCCATGTACTGCTTCATCTGCTGCCTGGCCCTGTCAGACCTGCTGGTGAGCGGGAGCAACATGCTGGAGACGGCCGTCATCCTCCTGCTGGAGGCCGGTGCACTGGCAGCCCGGGCTGCCGTGGTGCAGCAGCTGGACAATGTCATTGACGTGATCACCTGCAGCTCCATGCTgtccagcctctgcttcctgggcgcCATTGCCGTGGACCGCTACATTTCCATCTTCTACGCACTGCGCTACCACAGCATTGTGACGTTGCCGCGGGCACGGCGAGCCGTCGCAGCCATCTGGGTGGCCAGTGTCCTCTTCAGCATGCTTTTCATTGCCTACTACGACCACGCGGCCGTCCTGCTGTGCCTTGTGGTCTTCTTCCTGGCCATGCTGGTACTCATGGCTGTGCTGTACGTCCACATGCTGGCCCGggcctgccagcatgcccaggGCATTGCCCGGCTCCACAAGAGGCAGCGCCCAGCCCACCAGGGCTTTGGCCTCAAAGGCGCTGCCACCCTCACCATCCTGCTGGGTATTTTCTTCCTCTGCTGGGGCCCCTTCTTCCTGCATCTCACACTCATTGTCCTCTGCCCCCAGCACCCCACCTGCAGCTGCATCTTCAAGAACTTCAACCTCTTTCTCGCCCTCATCATCTGCAATGCCATCATTGACCCCCTCATCTATGCCTTCCGCAGCCAGGAGCTCCGCAGGACGCTCAAGGAGGTGCTGCTGTGCTCCTG TCTCAGGACCTGTGCCCTCGTCAGCTGGGATGTGGAGGCTCTGGGTGGAAGAATGTGCCAAGAGCTACTCCCACAACAGCCCCAGGAGAAGCGACTTTGTGACCAGAAAGCTTCAGCTACAGTCATGCAAAGGCTTctgcaaaagg AGTTCTGGGAAGTCATCAGCGATGAGCATGGCATCGACCCCAGCGGCAACTACGTGGGCGACTCGGACTTGCAGCTGGAGCGGATCAGCGTCTATTACAACGAGGCCTCCT CTCACAAGTACGTGCCTCGGGCCATTCTGGTTGACCTGGAACCTGGAACCATGGACAGTGTCCGCTCAGGGGCCTTTGGACATCTTTTCAGGCCTGACAATTTCATCTTTG GTCAGAGTGGGGCTGGCAACAACTGGGCCAAGGGTCACTACACGGAGGGTGCGGAGCTAGTGGACTCGGTCCTGGATGTCGTGCGGAAGGAGTGTGAAAACTGCGACTGCCTGCAGGGCTTCCAGCTGACCCACTCGCTGGGGGGTGGCACGGGCTCCGGCATGGGCACACTGCTCATCAGCAAGGTGCGTGAGGAGTATCCGGACCGCATCATGAACACCTTCAGCGTCGTGCCCTCGCCCAAGGTGTCAGACACAGTGGTGGAGCCCTACAATGCCACGCTGTCCATCCACCAGCTGGTGGAGAATACGGATGAGACCTACTGCATCGACAACGAGGCGCTCTACGACATCTGCTTCCGCACCCTCAAGCTGGCCACACCCACCTACGGGGACCTCAACCACCTGGTGTCAGCCACCATGAGCGGGGTCACCACCTCCTTGCGCTTCCCTGGCCAGCTCAATGCTGACCTGCGCAAGCTGGCCGTCAACATGGTGCCCTTCCCCCGTCTGCACTTCTTCATGCCCGGCTTCGCCCCCCTCACAGCCCGGGGCAGCCAGCAGTACCGGGCCCTGACCGTGCCCGAGCTCACCCAGCAGATGTTTGATGCCAAGAACATGATGGCTGCCTGCGACCCGCGCCACGGCCGCTACCTGACGGTGGCCACTGTGTTCCGGGGCCGCATGTCCATGAAGGAGGTGGACGAGCAGATGCTGGCCATCCAGAGCAAGAACAGCAGCTACTTCGTGGAGTGGATCCCCAACAACGTGAAGGTGGCCGTGTGTGACATCCCGCCCCGTGGCCTCAAGATGTCCTCCACCTTCATCGGGAACAGCACGGCTATCCAGGAGCTGTTCAAGCGCATCTCCGAGCAGTTCACGGCCATGTTCCGGCGCAAGGCCTTCCTGCACTGGTACACGGGCGAGGGCATGGACGAGATGGAGTTCACCGAGGCCGAGAGCAACATGAATGACCTGGTGTCCGAGTACCAGCAGTACCAGGACGCCACGGCCGAGGAGGAGGGCGAGATGTACGAAGACGACGAGGAGGAGTCGGAGGCCCAGGGCCCCAAGTGA
- the TUBB3 gene encoding tubulin beta-3 chain isoform X1, with protein MREIVHIQAGQCGNQIGAKFWEVISDEHGIDPSGNYVGDSDLQLERISVYYNEASSHKYVPRAILVDLEPGTMDSVRSGAFGHLFRPDNFIFGQSGAGNNWAKGHYTEGAELVDSVLDVVRKECENCDCLQGFQLTHSLGGGTGSGMGTLLISKVREEYPDRIMNTFSVVPSPKVSDTVVEPYNATLSIHQLVENTDETYCIDNEALYDICFRTLKLATPTYGDLNHLVSATMSGVTTSLRFPGQLNADLRKLAVNMVPFPRLHFFMPGFAPLTARGSQQYRALTVPELTQQMFDAKNMMAACDPRHGRYLTVATVFRGRMSMKEVDEQMLAIQSKNSSYFVEWIPNNVKVAVCDIPPRGLKMSSTFIGNSTAIQELFKRISEQFTAMFRRKAFLHWYTGEGMDEMEFTEAESNMNDLVSEYQQYQDATAEEEGEMYEDDEEESEAQGPK; from the exons ATGAGGGAGATCGTGCACATCCAGGCCGGCCAGTGCGGCAACCAGATCGGGGCCAAG TTCTGGGAAGTCATCAGCGATGAGCATGGCATCGACCCCAGCGGCAACTACGTGGGCGACTCGGACTTGCAGCTGGAGCGGATCAGCGTCTATTACAACGAGGCCTCCT CTCACAAGTACGTGCCTCGGGCCATTCTGGTTGACCTGGAACCTGGAACCATGGACAGTGTCCGCTCAGGGGCCTTTGGACATCTTTTCAGGCCTGACAATTTCATCTTTG GTCAGAGTGGGGCTGGCAACAACTGGGCCAAGGGTCACTACACGGAGGGTGCGGAGCTAGTGGACTCGGTCCTGGATGTCGTGCGGAAGGAGTGTGAAAACTGCGACTGCCTGCAGGGCTTCCAGCTGACCCACTCGCTGGGGGGTGGCACGGGCTCCGGCATGGGCACACTGCTCATCAGCAAGGTGCGTGAGGAGTATCCGGACCGCATCATGAACACCTTCAGCGTCGTGCCCTCGCCCAAGGTGTCAGACACAGTGGTGGAGCCCTACAATGCCACGCTGTCCATCCACCAGCTGGTGGAGAATACGGATGAGACCTACTGCATCGACAACGAGGCGCTCTACGACATCTGCTTCCGCACCCTCAAGCTGGCCACACCCACCTACGGGGACCTCAACCACCTGGTGTCAGCCACCATGAGCGGGGTCACCACCTCCTTGCGCTTCCCTGGCCAGCTCAATGCTGACCTGCGCAAGCTGGCCGTCAACATGGTGCCCTTCCCCCGTCTGCACTTCTTCATGCCCGGCTTCGCCCCCCTCACAGCCCGGGGCAGCCAGCAGTACCGGGCCCTGACCGTGCCCGAGCTCACCCAGCAGATGTTTGATGCCAAGAACATGATGGCTGCCTGCGACCCGCGCCACGGCCGCTACCTGACGGTGGCCACTGTGTTCCGGGGCCGCATGTCCATGAAGGAGGTGGACGAGCAGATGCTGGCCATCCAGAGCAAGAACAGCAGCTACTTCGTGGAGTGGATCCCCAACAACGTGAAGGTGGCCGTGTGTGACATCCCGCCCCGTGGCCTCAAGATGTCCTCCACCTTCATCGGGAACAGCACGGCTATCCAGGAGCTGTTCAAGCGCATCTCCGAGCAGTTCACGGCCATGTTCCGGCGCAAGGCCTTCCTGCACTGGTACACGGGCGAGGGCATGGACGAGATGGAGTTCACCGAGGCCGAGAGCAACATGAATGACCTGGTGTCCGAGTACCAGCAGTACCAGGACGCCACGGCCGAGGAGGAGGGCGAGATGTACGAAGACGACGAGGAGGAGTCGGAGGCCCAGGGCCCCAAGTGA